NNNNNNNNNNNNNNNNNNNNNNNNNNNNNNNNNNNNNNNNNNNNNNNNNNNNNNNNNNNNNNNNNNNNNNNNNNNNNNNNNNNNNNNNNNNNNNNNNNNNNNNNNNNNNNNNNNNNNNNNNNNNNNNNNNNNNNNNNNNNNNNNNNNNNNNNNNNNNNNNNNNNNNNNNNNNNNNNNNNNNNNNNNNNNNNNNNNNNNNNNNNNNNNNNNNNNNNNNNNNNNNNNNNNNNNNNNNNNNNNNNNNNNNNNNNNNNNNNNNNNNNNNNNNNNNNNNNNNNNNNNNNNNNNNNNNNNNNNNNNNNNNNNNNNNNNNNNNNNNNNNNNNNNNNNNNNNNNNNNNNNNNNNNNNNNNNNNNNNNNNNNNNNNNNNNNNNNNNNNNNNNNNNNNNNNNNNNNNNNNNNNNNNNNNNNNNNNNNNNNNNNNNNNNNNNNNNNNNNNNNNNNNNNNNNNNNNNNNNNNNNNNNNNNNNNNNNNNNNNNNNNNNNNNNNNNNNNNNNNNNNNNNNNNNNNNNNNNNNNNNNNNNNNNNNNNNNNNNNNNNNNNNNNNNNNNNNNNNNNNNNNNNNNNNNNNNNNNNNNNNNNNNNNNNNNNNNNNNNNNNNNNNNNNNNNNNNNNNNNNNNNNNNNNNNNNNNNNNNNNNNNNNNNNNNNNNNNNNNNNNNNNNNNNNNNNNNNNNNNNNNNNNNNNNNNNNNNNNNNNNNNNNNNNNNNNNNNNNNNNNNNNNNNNNNNNNNNNNNNNNNNNNNNNNNNNNNNNNNNNNNNNNNNNNNNNNNNNNNNNNNNNNNNNNNNNNNNNNNNNNNNNNNNNNNNNNNNNNNNNNNNNNNNNNNNNNNNNNNNNNNNNNNNNNNNNNNNNNNNNNNNNNNNNNNNNNNNNNNNNNNNNNNNNNNNNNNNNNNNNNNNNNNNNNNNNNNNNNNNNNNNNNNNNNNNNNNNNNNNNNNNNNNNNNNNNNNNNNNNNNNNNNNNNNNNNNNNNNNNNNNNNNNNNNNNNNNNNNNNNNNNNNNNNNNNNNNNNNNNNNNNNNNNNNNNNNNNNNNNNNNNNNNNNNNNNNNNNNNNNNNNNNNNNNNNNNNNNNNNNNNNNNNNNNNNNNNNNNNNNNNNNNNNNNNNNNNNNNNNNNNNNNNNNNNNNNNNNNNNNNNNNNNNNNNNNNNNNNNNNNNNNNNNNNNNNNNNNNNNNNNNNNNNNNNNNNNNNNNNNNNNNNNNNNNNNNNNNNNNNNNNNNNNNNNNNNNNNNNNNNNNNNNNNNNNNNNNNNNNNNNNNNNNNNNNNNNNNNNNNNNNNNNNNNNNNNNNNNNNNNNNNNNNNNNNNNNNNNNNNNNNNNNNNNNNNNNNNNNNNNNNNNNNNNNNNNNNNNNNNNNNNNNNNNNNNNNNNNNNNNNNNNNNNNNNNNNNNNNNNNNNNNNNNNNNNNNNNNNNNNNNNNNNNNNNNNNNNNNNNNNNNNNNNNNNNNNNNNNNNNNNNNNNNNNNNNNNNNNNNNNNNNNNNNNNNNNNNNNNNNNNNNNNNNNNNNNNNNNNNNNNNNNNNNNNNNNNNNNNNNNNNNNNNNNNNNNNNNNNNNNNNNNNNNNNNNNNNNNNNNNNNNNNNNNNNNNNNNNNNNNNNNNNNNNNNNNNNNNNNNNNNNNNNNNNNNNNNNNNNNNNNNNNNNNNNNNNNNNNNNNNNNNNNNNNNNNNNNNNNNNNNNNNNNNNNNNNNNNNNNNNNNNNNNNNNNNNNNNNNNNNNNNNNNNNNNNNNNNNNNNNNNNNNNNNNNNNNNNNNNNNNNNNNNNNNNNNNNNNNNNNNNNNNNNNNNNNNNNNNNNNNNNNNNNNNNNNNNNNNNNNNNNNNNNNNNNNNNNNNNNNNNNNNNNNNNNNNNNNNNNNNNNNNNNNNNNNNNNNNNNNNNNNNNNNNNNNNNNNNNNNNNNNNNNNNNNNNNNNNNNNNNNNNNNNNNNNNNNNNNNNNNNNNNNNNNNNNNNNNNNNNNNNNNNNNNNNNNNNNNNNNNNNNNNNNNNNNNNNNNNNNNNNNNNNNNNNNNNNNNNNNNNNNNNNNNNNNNNNNNNNNNNNNNNNNNNNNNNNNNNNNNNNNNNNNNNNNNNNNNNNNNNNNNNNNNNNNNNNNNNNNNNNNNNNNNNNNNNNNNNNNNNNNNNNNNNNNNNNNNNNNNNNNNNNNNNNNNNNNNNNNNNNNNNNNNNNNNNNNNNNNNNNNNNNNNNNNNNNNNNNNNNNNNNNNNNNNNNNNNNNNNNNNNNNNNNNNNNNNNNNNNNNNNNNNNNNNNNNNNNNNNNNNNNNNNNNNNNNNNNNNNNNNNNNNNNNNNNNNNNNNNNNNNNNNNNNNNNNNNNNNNNNNNNNNNNNNNNNNNNNNNNNNNNNNNNNNNNNNNNNNNNNNNNNNNNNNNNNNNNNNNNNNNNNNNNNNNNNNNNNNNNNNNNNNNNNNNNNNNNNNNNNNNNNNNNNNNNNNNNNNNNNNNNNNNNNNNNNNNNNNNNNNNNNNNNNNNNNNNNNNNNNNNNNNNNNNNNNNNNNNNNNNNNNNNNNNNNNNNNNNNNNNNNNNNNNNNNNNNNNNNNNNNNNNNNNNNNNNNNNNNNNNNNNNNNNNNNNNNNNNNNNNNNNNNNNNNNNNNNNNNNNNNNNNNNNNNNNNNNNNNNNNNNNNNNNNNNNNNNNNNNNNNNNNNNNNNNNNNNNNNNNNNNNNNNNNNNNNNNNNNNNNNNNNNNNNNNNNNNNNNNNNNNNNNNNNNNNNNNNNNNNNNNNNNNNNNNNNNNNNNNNNNNNNNNNNNNNNNNNNNNNNNNNNNNNNNNNNNNNNNNNNNNNNNNNNNNNNNNNNNNNNNNNNNNNNNNNNNNNNNNNNNNNNNNNNNNNNNNNNNNNNNNNNNNNNNNNNNNNNNNNNNNNNNNNNNNNNNNNNNNNNNNNNNNNNNNNNNNNNNNNNNNNNNNNNNNNNNNNNNNNNNNNNNNNNNNNNNNNNNNNNNNNNNNNNNNNNNNNNNNNNNNNNNNNNNNNNNNNNNNNNNNNNNNNNNNNNNNNNNNNNNNNNNNNNNNNNNNNNNNNNNNNNNNNNNNNNNNNNNNNNNNNNNNNNNNNNNNNNNNNNNNNNNNNNNNNNNNNNNNNNNNNNNNNNNNNNNNNNNNNNNNNNNNNNNNNNNNNNNNNNNNNNNNNNNNNNNNNNNNNNNNNNNNNNNNNNNNNNNNNNNNNNNNNNNNNNNNNNNNNNNNNNNNNNNNNNNNNNNNNNNNNNNNNNNNNNNNNNNNNNNNNNNNNNNNNNNNNNNNNNNNNNNNNNNNNNNNNNNNNNNNNNNNNNNNNNNNNNNNNNNNNNNNNNNNNNNNNNNNNNNNNNNNNNNNNNNNNNNNNNNNNNNNNNNNNNNNNNNNNNNNNNNNNNNNNNNNNNNNNNNNNNNNNNNNNNNNNNNNNNNNNNNNNNNNNNNNNNNNNNNNNNNNNNNNNNNNNNNNNNNNNNNNNNNNNNNNNNNNNNNNNNNNNNNNNNNNNNNNNNNNNNNNNNNNNNNNNNNNCTCTCCAGGCGAGGCGGTGTCTTTCGCGGTACACAGACAGCAAGCAGGGAACGAGGCAATGATGAGGAGAAACCGATTTACACGGCATATCCACATTCGAGGAAATTGCACGGTTGAAGGACACGGGACATCCTTTTGAATGAAGTGTCAACGAAACTCCGAGagtgtttctttttcagtcCCTAGACATGACAAGCAGGCGCTCATTTGCGCCTCAAACCGCAGAAGACACCTTCGATAACAGCGCGGATGGGAGTCGAGACCCGAACCAGCGTTACGCCAAGCACGAAGTTGTTTTGGAGACGCGCTTATAAACAGAAGACCGCAAAAGTGGTCGCCAAAGCCGGACAACCAGATAGAGTTCGGCAGTCATGAATGCCACACCTGCGCGGAGGGCAGTTAGAGAAATAATGCGCGCGTCATtcacgcgaaaaaaaacgaacaaaCCGGGGGCATCGGGGAAACGCGAAGGTGGTTCGAAAGGCCGAAGGGTTCAACGTTCGGGAATCTAGACGGTCAGGTCTCGACTTTTTTGGGGCCAGCCGGCCGCTCAACATGCCAGACAAAGGCAGTCGAATGAACAACGACGCATGGCTCGCTCACCATATAGTTAGTAGAGACCTCATGCACGGTGAGGCGGTGTTGTTGCCGCTCTGTCGCTCCAGGTAGAATTTGGAGGTGTGCCAGACGAATAGGCCAGAACACCATAGCAAAGGAGGGTAAAGAGCTGTGCAACCAGTTCGAGGGGCTCTTTCACGGTCCCTTACAGCCCTGTGGAGAGTTCAGAGCTCTGAGAGCATTTATGGAAACTCCACGGTGGATTCAGGAAACGAACACGACCGTTCGGGTGGAGTCCCGATTGGGCGTGCGGGACCAAGAAGGTTGTTCAAAAACGAAGGTTATTCGGCCGGCAGCGACATTGCGATCCCTGGAGCTTTTGTACCGTCGTTAGTCTTCTGTCCAGTTTGTTGCCCATCACATGTTCCCGCTCTTTTTCTGACTGCCACAACTTTGGGTGATATGACCAATCATTTTCTCAAGCATACGTGCAGTGGAGGTGTGGACTTCCACCGCGTCTTCGGGTTTGGCGTCAGTCAGAATGGATCGATTTGTATACCCTAAACGCCCGTCCGAAGGGCTAGGGAAGATTTCTAGGAAGAGACTCGTGCTTCTAGGCACTCAGGCAAGGTGGATGACTAGTGAACAAAGCATCCCGATGTCTGGATCTGCGAGCCGTGTTTTGTTCATGCCATATGCTGTAGTCGCGAGTGTGTTGTTGCTTTTGTAAGTCACTGAATAACCTTCGAGACCTGCAGCAGATTCCGTTGTAAATCATGAGAACCTCCGTTTCTGGAACGATGCCGGAGGCTTTTGCCTGTCCTCGGTAGCATCCCCCTTCTACTGTACCGCTCGCGTCATCGACTATACATGTTCTGCGACACACGCACAGCGttcgttctcctctgcagTAGCTTAAGAAACTATGTATATCCAGGGGTTATCGTGTCTTTCCGATGCATTCTGTTACAGATAGTCACCTCTCGAAAAGGAACAGCGTTTGTGTGGGATCGACACTCTTGTCAAAAAACCGTGGTTTGTTTGCGCTGTTAAGGCACTGTAGAAATGTGTTAGAGGTAGTAGTCGGTCGCGCATAAAAGGCGACATGGCATCAGTACTGCCCGAACGGAAGTACTGGCTCAGAAAACCACACAAGTATTCTTGTCAGATCAAGGTTGGGGGACGCGCCGAGCAAGGTAGATACAAGGAACACGACAAGCTTTGGATTTGTTCTCCATTGGGTCCCGACGAGCCAATCACGTCGCTCGTCTCATTTGGACAGACGTCAAAAACACCGACCCGTCTCACAAACGACTGGCTAGGTATTACCCAGAGGATACACCGTTCTGTGCATTCGTCGGTGGATCAGCAGAAGCAAGCCGTGTCGTCTGCGCAAGCCGTGATTTTTATAGGGCGACACAGTCTCAGCAGTTTTGTTGCTCGGGGTCACTCCCCCGGTGCACTCTCCCCGTGCACAAGCGCCGCTCCGTTGTCTTGATAGCCGTATTTGATATGGGAGTATCGACCTTTGCCGCCTGTGCCTTCCCACCACACATTACCGTGGTTCGTTCCGCAAAGCGTCAGGCTCACTGTTATGGCCGCGTGGTAACAGCAACGCATAATCGCTAGCGCTACCCTTCGTACGGCCGCCTATCCCTGTCGCCACTACACGGGGCCCGACACCCGCAGCGACCCTGTAAATCACAACAGTGATGCATCAACACCGGGTCGAGTTTGACCCCCGTCCTCCCAGATTCCCGTCTCTGACCCCACTACTCAGTGTGGAGGTAATAATCGATGGATAGTAACCTGCAAAACACTTTCACTTTCAGGAAACGCTGGCGAGGCACAGGCTCGTCCCTACGGCAAAGATGCTCTTTGTAGAGATGTGGTTGTCGAAGCATTATGGACGAACCGGCCATCCTTTCTTCCTACGTGTTGCTTTAAATACTGTCGTTGTGTCGTGGGCATGCCCCACGTCGGCCTTCTGCGCTGGAAGCTGCTACCTGGTAGCCTGTTGCCGAGCTAACAACACCAATCCTGGGCGGCgcctggaaaaaaacgaagaaaagccaACATATTCCCAACAAGGCAACGAATCGCCACGGGGACATTTGCCCGTTGTTCGTTTCTTCACTCCATTTTAGAGTCTGTCGTGATTGCGCGGGTTCTCCGTTAGCCTTTCTCCTGCACCGCCATGGAACGCATTGTTGTACTCGTGTCAGCGACATTTCTCTATTCCGTCGTGGGCAGGGCATCTATGGCATCAGCAGAGATGGCGTCCAGAACAAAGCGACTATCTATCCTCATTTCCTTCCATTGTGTGCTTTCTGAGATTTTAAGCGGCCACGCCGCGGCGGAAGCCACGTCGAAGCCAGCGCGCCAGCCCGAAGGTGCTGGACGGTCTGCTTCCCCGTCACCTTCACTGTCACACGCTTCAGGTGTTGTTGTAGGGGCACGCCGGCGGAGGCTTGCCGAAGGCAGTCCCGGGGAGGAGCCTGATCCCGTCCGTGAATTGCTCGATCTTGAGGAGGAGCTCGAAAACCTTCTTGCACTGCGGTTCAAAGAACGACTTGCGTTTAGGCAATGTGTGAGGCACTGGGGTACTTTCGACGCCTACTGCCAACACCAGTCGAAATGCAGAAGCCAGGTAAGGAGCAGCAGGAGCGACACGCTTCGTACGCAGGGTGCCAGCGCCGTTCACGGCGTGAAAGCTGTGGTTCAGTGAGACCAAATCGTCTGGGCCGCAAGCGAAGGCTGGATGGGTGGACGTGATCCTCCAGCAGCGAGACAGTGAACAATATAACTGCTCATGACACGTCCCAGTCTGGTACGACGTGGACGAACTGTTCAGTCGATCTTTCGAGGTGAGACTTAATGGATCACCTTACTTCCGATGTGAGAATGGAATTGTAGTAACTGATGCACTGCCGTGGCCGCGCTTTTGGCATCCTATACCCTCAGATGGCGGCGGATCCAGAGAGGATGAGAGATGCATTCGAAAGGAAACAAGCAAGGAAGCAAACGGCTTGCAACGCCTGGGCGGCATTGCTAGACGCCGCCTGTGAGAAAATTGAGGCCATggacagggagaggaaacagatgcAAAGTCGACTCACCAAGGAACAAACCTCCCAGTATCTTGCCGCAAAAGCTGCCCGCGGTCGAGCTCAAATCGGGGGTGATAGTTCGCATACCGCTGTGGGTGAGGCAGCAGTTGGTGCGAGCCCGAGACCGCCGGCTACTGGTGATAGTCCTACGCCAGGTGACGCTGGTTCCCTGGACGCCTTGAATAACGAATTAGCGCGACTAAGGCAGGTGGTATCGCTCGccgagaggaaaacaactAGAATTCGACAGGCTCTGAAGGATCACTTAGAACGCCGTGTACCGTCTACTCCGCCGGGTGTGCCTTCACCTGAACGAGACCGTGCCGGTGAAGCCCGAGCCGCATGGGAGGCGCAACACCTCCAACTCGAACAAGATGCTAAACAGGCACGCGAGGCCGTTGTTACATTTCGTGGGCGGTTGCGGGAACTTAACGCACAGAAAGCTGCATATGAGAAGGCATACGGTGTCTGTCCGGGCAGGAGAGGTTGTGAAAATGCTCCTGTCCGCTTCTCCCGTCTTGGCATTACCGTTGACGCACGTGCGGCGGCTACACCGTGGTATCAGCGCCATAATTTCCTAAGCCTTATCCACCGCTCGAGTAGCGGTCCTCCTGATAGAGCTGCACTGCCGCTTCTTGGCCCCAGGCATCATGTGTTTATTGCTGGGCGACAACACCTATCACGTCCAGTTGGGAAGTCAAGCGGTAAACGTGGTCGCAGTCGTGCAGCTGAAGGCAGCGGTAAAACGGGTGACGAACACAAAGCAAGCGCGAGTACGTCTGGACTTGCAGGACCATCAGAGTTCCAAAATGAACGAGTGCACTGCGCTCTATATGGACTGACGAATCCGTCCTCGACAGTAGCGAGTCGTTGGCAAAACCGTGTTTTGTGAAATGGCACGGCTGATTTCGTTTCCGCCTGGCAGCTGGTTCAGCAGCAGGGGATGCGAGTCTGTAGACAAAGCTGCCACAGTTGCCGGAGTCATGACGATGTGGatgtcgtctccttcttccgtgTTTAGAGCCAATGCCAGAGGGTCACGTGGAATCTTCCAACGCCACCGCTTTCCGCGTTACAGCGTCGGAGTGACCCCGCTGGGTGCATTAGACCCCTCGTTTTGTCGCTGGAGCTGGAGTCAGTCACGTTCGTAGTGCCGCGGCGAATGTATGAACTACGAGGCTAGTTTCTCTTGGAGGTTGTTGGAATAGCTCTCTGGAACAGGCACTGTTAGAGAACCGAGCCCATCAGTAATGTCCCCTGTGTAATCTGAGATCTCCCAGTGATGTGTAGGTGACTGACATTGCGGTTAGCGTACGGAAGACATCAGGAGGCCCTTCATCTCTTTGAATCGATTCAACAGGTGCTTCAGAGAGGCGatgtgttttcttcgttcaaCCCACGGACGCCTTGAGATGCGCCTGAACTCTCCACGGCTCCTCAACGTGCACAACATGCAAGGCACTGGCTGagtgtcgctgcttcttctgcttcaggCACTGCGACAAGCGAACCAGATTCACCGGNNNNNNNNNNNNNNNNNNNNNNNNNNNNNNNNNNNNNNNNNNNNNNNNNNNNNNNNNNNNNNNNNNNNNNNNNNNNNNNNNNNNNNNNNNNNNNNNNNNNNNNNNNNNNNNNNNNNNNNNNNNNNNNNNNNNNNNNNNNNNNNNNNNNNNNNNNNNNNNNNNNNNNNNNNNNNNNNNNNNNNNNNNNNNNNNNNNNNNNNNNNNNNNNNNNNNNNNNNNNNNNNNNNNNNNNNNNNNNNNNNNNNNNNNNNNNNNNNNNNNNNNNNNNNNNNNNNNNNNNNNNNNNNNNNNNNNNNNNNNNNNNNNNNNNNNNNNNNNNNNNNNNNNNNNNNNNNNNNNNNNNNNNNNNNNNNNNNNNNNNNNNNNNNNNNNNNNNNNNNNNNNNNNNNNNNNNNNNNNNNNNNNNNNNNNNNNNNNNNNNNNNNNNNNNNNNNNNNNNNNNNNNNNNNNNNNNNNNNNNNNNNNNNNNNNNNNNNNNNNNNNNNNNNNNNNNNNNNNNNNNNNNNNNNNNNNNNNNNNNNNNNNNNNNNNNNNNNNNNNNNNNNNNNNNNNNNNNNNNNNNNNNNNNNNNNNNNNNNNNNNNNNNNNNNNNNNNNNNNNNNNNNNNNNNNNNNNNNNNNNNNNNNNNNNNNNNNNNNNNNNNNNNNNNNNNNNNNNNNNNNNNNNNNNNNNNNNNNNNNNNNNNNNNNNNNNNNNNNNNNNNNNNNNNNNNNNNNNNNNNNNNNNNNNNNNNNNNNNNNNNNNNNNNNNNNNNNNNNNNNNNNNNNNNNNNNNNNNNNNNNNNNNNNNNNNNNNNNNNNNNNNNNNNNNNNNNNNNNNNNNNNNNNNNNNNNNNNNNNNNNNNNNNNNNNNNNNNNNNNNNNNNNNNNNNNNNNGGAGGTCCGATGCTTCTCCCCCTTGTCCCACAAAACGTCAGGCTGTACCGCGGCTGGAAAGAAGCTCTCCTCAAGGTAGGCGGGGTGAGGTACCACACGGTTCTCGGCATCAGTCGAGTGGAACGGAGCTGCAGACACGGAGGTTTTCTTCCCGTCAAGTGACTGCTTCGGCACATGAGAGGGGAGGTTCAAAAgtcaagggagagaaacatcCGTTTTCAAGCGGTATATGGCAGTCGACTCGGATTGACGACGGTAGGCCGACTGCTCATGGGAGCCGCAGAAGTCGACGGACTTGCATGAATCTA
This window of the Toxoplasma gondii ME49 chromosome VI, whole genome shotgun sequence genome carries:
- a CDS encoding hypothetical protein (encoded by transcript TGME49_241710), producing MERIVVLVSATFLYSVVGRASMASAEMASRTKRLSILISFHCVLSEILSGHAAAEATSKPARQPEGAGRSASPSPSLSHASGVVVGARRRRLAEGSPGEEPDPVRELLDLEEELENLLALRFKERLAFRQCVRHWGTFDAYCQHQSKCRSQMAADPERMRDAFERKQARKQTACNAWAALLDAACEKIEAMDRERKQMQSRLTKEQTSQYLAAKAARGRAQIGGDSSHTAVGEAAVGASPRPPATGDSPTPGDAGSLDALNNELARLRQVVSLAERKTTRIRQALKDHLERRVPSTPPGVPSPERDRAGEARAAWEAQHLQLEQDAKQAREAVVTFRGRLRELNAQKAAYEKAYGVCPGRRGCENAPVRFSRLGITVDARAAATPWYQRHNFLSLIHRSSSGPPDRAALPLLGPRHHVFIAGRQHLSRPVGKSSGKRGRSRAAEGSGKTGDEHKASASTSGLAGPSEFQNERVHCALYGLTNPSSTVASRWQNRVL